The Planococcus liqunii genome includes a region encoding these proteins:
- a CDS encoding tRNA dihydrouridine synthase yields the protein MTENFWLDLPRPFFILAPMEEVTNVVFRKVVAEAARPDVFFTEFTNTESYCNPDGVFSEEGRLTFEEDEQPIVAHIWGNIPEQYREMSLGMAKRGFKGIDINMGCPVGNVAAKGKGSGMIRYPENAAEVIQAAKAGGLPVSVKTRLGYTDVEEWKGWLTHVLEQDIANLSIHLRTKKEMSAVPAHWELIPEIKKLRDKVAPHTLLTINGDIPDYQTGVELAEKYGIDGVMIGRGIFQNPFAFEKEAREHSPEEMLDLLKLHLDLHDKYSTEEEPLPFRPLRRFFKIYVSEIPDADDLRNQLLKTDSTDEVRALLQAFEQQIAVR from the coding sequence ATGACAGAGAATTTTTGGCTCGATTTGCCACGGCCGTTTTTTATTCTGGCGCCGATGGAAGAAGTCACGAATGTGGTATTCCGGAAAGTGGTAGCGGAAGCAGCTCGGCCGGATGTGTTTTTTACGGAGTTTACAAATACAGAGAGCTACTGCAACCCGGACGGGGTTTTCAGTGAAGAAGGGCGCTTGACGTTTGAAGAAGATGAACAGCCGATTGTCGCGCATATATGGGGGAACATTCCGGAACAATACCGGGAGATGAGCCTCGGGATGGCGAAGCGGGGCTTTAAAGGCATCGACATCAATATGGGCTGTCCGGTAGGGAATGTGGCTGCGAAAGGCAAAGGCAGCGGCATGATCCGCTACCCCGAAAATGCGGCGGAAGTCATCCAGGCAGCCAAAGCAGGCGGCTTGCCGGTCAGTGTGAAGACGCGGCTTGGCTATACGGATGTCGAGGAGTGGAAAGGCTGGCTGACCCATGTCTTGGAACAGGACATCGCCAATCTGTCGATTCACTTGCGCACGAAGAAAGAAATGAGTGCTGTTCCGGCGCACTGGGAACTGATTCCGGAAATCAAGAAGCTCCGAGATAAAGTGGCGCCTCATACATTGCTTACGATCAACGGGGATATTCCGGATTACCAGACCGGCGTGGAACTTGCCGAAAAATACGGCATCGATGGCGTCATGATCGGCCGCGGGATTTTCCAGAATCCGTTCGCTTTTGAAAAAGAAGCGCGCGAACACAGCCCTGAAGAAATGCTGGACCTGTTAAAGCTGCACCTGGATTTGCATGACAAATATTCTACTGAAGAAGAGCCGCTGCCGTTCCGGCCGCTGCGCCGTTTTTTCAAGATTTATGTCAGTGAAATCCCGGACGCCGATGATTTGAGAAATCAATTGCTGAAAACGGATTCGACGGACGAAGTGCGGGCGTTGCTTCAGGCGTTCGAGCAACAAATTGCTGTTCGTTGA
- a CDS encoding DegV family protein, whose protein sequence is MKKIAWITDTAAQLDEAFIEKHDVYVLPLSVIFGDGEYKESIDLTQQEFYDKLRLAKVSPKTSQPAIGEMLSLYEKLQSEGYDFAIALHLSSGLSGTFATAQSAAEIADFKVYPIDSLIGSFPMVKMIETGSELFSEGNEVEAVVATLKSMAANSHLSFIPSSLNQLHKSGRVSGTQAFLSNVLNIKLVITFEDGKTVMKEKVRSNKRAKNSVMDALRADMAAGSVPEVAVNHCNNAADAESWKNELLREFPDLKVQVVQLSVCVGVHAGEGTTGLSWVAY, encoded by the coding sequence ATGAAGAAAATAGCTTGGATTACGGACACGGCAGCGCAGCTGGATGAAGCGTTCATCGAAAAGCATGATGTCTACGTACTGCCTCTTAGCGTCATTTTTGGGGACGGTGAATACAAAGAATCGATCGATCTGACACAACAGGAATTTTACGATAAATTGCGCTTGGCGAAAGTATCCCCTAAAACGTCGCAGCCGGCAATTGGCGAGATGCTTTCCTTGTATGAAAAGCTGCAGTCGGAAGGATACGATTTTGCGATTGCTTTGCATTTATCCAGCGGGCTTTCGGGCACGTTTGCGACGGCACAATCTGCTGCAGAGATAGCGGATTTTAAAGTCTATCCGATTGATTCGCTGATTGGGTCATTTCCAATGGTGAAGATGATCGAAACCGGGTCTGAGCTGTTTTCAGAGGGCAATGAGGTAGAGGCAGTTGTCGCAACACTTAAAAGTATGGCGGCGAATTCCCATCTGTCCTTTATTCCATCAAGCCTGAACCAATTGCATAAAAGCGGGCGTGTGTCCGGGACCCAGGCATTTTTGAGCAATGTCCTAAACATCAAATTGGTCATCACGTTTGAAGACGGCAAAACGGTTATGAAAGAGAAGGTCCGCTCGAACAAGCGGGCAAAAAACTCCGTCATGGATGCGCTCCGTGCAGATATGGCGGCGGGCAGCGTGCCGGAAGTTGCGGTCAATCACTGCAATAATGCCGCGGATGCAGAAAGCTGGAAGAATGAGCTCTTGCGGGAGTTTCCAGACCTGAAAGTCCAGGTGGTTCAGCTTAGTGTGTGCGTGGGAGTACATGCCGGCGAAGGGACGACCGGCTTAAGCTGGGTGGCTTATTGA
- a CDS encoding sensor domain-containing diguanylate cyclase, with amino-acid sequence MGMTFQELQMYANFEELSRDVLDLAKEILPDQLLYLSSINGTQQIILKLSSEESKIPMSEGMTLNLNQSLCSFVDFEKNQPAIFEDVREEHRLDDLRNALEKAHVRSYLGIPISLGNGERFGTLCAIHDEKSQFDEKSVGLLQRIVRMFSYYLNLERFAYRDALTDLYNRRYLSNFFEDHPNAEGVIFFLDLDGFKKVNDIHGHDAGDLVLKEVALKLQKFVAEHQGAFAVRLGGDEFVVHFSSLSSKETMQQRAEQLLDSLSTWDLGYELSTSIGIVTYTEDGISGLNALLKNADEALYRAKQAGKNTYKFF; translated from the coding sequence ATGGGGATGACATTTCAAGAACTTCAGATGTATGCGAATTTTGAAGAGCTGTCCAGGGATGTCCTGGATTTGGCAAAAGAAATTCTGCCTGATCAATTGCTTTATTTGAGTTCGATCAACGGGACGCAGCAAATCATTTTAAAACTTTCGAGCGAAGAGTCAAAGATTCCGATGAGCGAAGGGATGACATTAAACCTTAACCAATCGCTGTGCAGCTTTGTGGATTTTGAAAAAAATCAGCCGGCAATTTTTGAAGATGTGCGGGAAGAGCACCGACTGGACGATTTAAGAAATGCGCTCGAAAAAGCCCATGTCCGGTCTTACTTGGGAATTCCGATTTCGCTTGGGAATGGCGAAAGGTTCGGAACCTTATGCGCCATCCATGATGAAAAAAGCCAGTTTGATGAGAAGAGCGTCGGGCTGCTGCAGAGAATCGTGCGGATGTTTTCTTATTACCTCAATCTTGAACGTTTTGCTTATCGAGATGCCTTGACTGACCTTTACAACAGACGCTATCTTTCCAATTTTTTTGAAGATCATCCTAACGCAGAAGGCGTGATTTTCTTTCTTGATCTGGATGGTTTTAAAAAGGTGAACGATATCCACGGCCATGATGCGGGTGACTTGGTATTAAAAGAAGTCGCTTTAAAGCTGCAGAAATTTGTGGCGGAGCATCAAGGCGCTTTTGCGGTTCGGTTAGGCGGCGATGAATTTGTCGTGCATTTCTCCAGTTTATCCAGCAAGGAAACAATGCAACAGCGGGCGGAGCAATTGCTCGACAGCTTAAGTACTTGGGACTTGGGGTATGAGCTTTCCACCAGCATTGGAATTGTCACATATACAGAAGATGGCATTTCCGGTTTAAATGCACTGCTTAAAAATGCAGATGAGGCTTTGTATCGTGCCAAGCAGGCTGGAAAGAACACGTATAAGTTTTTTTAG
- a CDS encoding aquaporin, with protein sequence MKKYLAEFIGTFILVFLGTGTAVVLGGYTGGTDTGFLGVAAIALAFGLSIVAAAYAIGHISGCHVNPAVSLAVWMSGNLTAKEFGGYVIAQVVGAFAGSSFLAFVIANSTSLEGYGANGYGELSAVGLNLIGALGVEVILTFIFVLAILGVTSSKATSHMGGIVIGLTLTLVHIIGVPLTGTSVNPARSLAPAVFAGGDALAQVWVFLLAPLAGAALAALVFKSFFTVKEETGLEVAGDEQHGGSRDSHHDKTRR encoded by the coding sequence GTGAAAAAGTATTTAGCAGAATTTATTGGCACCTTTATTTTAGTATTTCTGGGAACAGGCACTGCGGTCGTTTTAGGCGGCTATACAGGAGGGACCGACACCGGTTTTCTTGGAGTAGCGGCCATTGCACTTGCTTTCGGTCTGTCGATTGTTGCTGCAGCTTATGCCATCGGCCACATTTCGGGATGCCATGTGAACCCGGCGGTTTCGTTAGCCGTCTGGATGTCTGGGAATTTAACCGCTAAAGAATTTGGCGGCTACGTGATTGCACAAGTAGTAGGTGCATTTGCAGGAAGCTCGTTTCTTGCTTTCGTCATTGCCAATTCTACAAGCCTGGAGGGGTACGGGGCAAACGGCTACGGCGAATTGAGTGCAGTCGGCTTGAACCTGATCGGTGCGCTTGGCGTCGAAGTGATTCTTACTTTTATCTTTGTACTGGCTATTTTAGGTGTAACATCGAGCAAGGCCACTTCGCATATGGGCGGAATTGTCATCGGCTTAACCCTGACGCTGGTGCATATCATTGGCGTCCCGTTGACAGGTACTTCGGTAAACCCGGCAAGAAGCTTGGCCCCGGCCGTTTTTGCTGGAGGGGATGCACTGGCGCAAGTATGGGTATTCCTGCTCGCCCCTCTTGCAGGGGCAGCGCTGGCAGCCCTAGTCTTTAAATCGTTCTTTACGGTAAAAGAAGAAACCGGACTTGAAGTAGCCGGTGATGAACAGCATGGTGGATCCCGCGATTCCCATCATGACAAAACACGGAGATAA
- a CDS encoding TetR/AcrR family transcriptional regulator: protein MASIYNEMVEKTKEKIQQSFLQLLKEKNFMKVSVRDITEAAEINRGTFYLHYLDKYDLLDQMEEGLLLDLEKHLERLQPDVLLEEAEKGNISMHAVEVFRYIEMNAERFQVFLGGNNHIGFHKRLKRFFVNHFVDKMMKNENFFKGVAVPPDYLSSFATSAFLGLIEQWIENGLAETPSEMAEMYIHIIFFIKNL, encoded by the coding sequence ATGGCTTCGATTTACAATGAAATGGTTGAAAAGACAAAAGAGAAAATCCAGCAAAGCTTCCTGCAACTCTTAAAGGAAAAGAACTTTATGAAAGTGTCGGTGCGGGATATCACCGAGGCAGCAGAGATCAACAGAGGCACTTTTTATCTGCATTACCTGGACAAATACGATTTGCTGGACCAAATGGAAGAAGGTTTGCTTCTGGACCTCGAAAAGCATTTGGAACGCCTTCAGCCGGACGTGCTGCTGGAGGAAGCAGAAAAAGGCAATATCTCGATGCACGCAGTGGAAGTGTTCCGTTATATTGAGATGAACGCCGAACGCTTTCAAGTCTTCCTGGGGGGAAACAATCACATCGGTTTCCACAAACGGCTCAAGCGTTTTTTCGTCAATCATTTCGTAGATAAAATGATGAAAAACGAAAACTTTTTCAAAGGCGTTGCGGTACCGCCGGATTACCTGTCTTCGTTCGCCACGTCCGCTTTCCTCGGCTTGATCGAACAATGGATCGAAAACGGCCTGGCCGAAACGCCAAGTGAAATGGCAGAGATGTACATTCACATCATCTTTTTCATTAAGAATTTGTAA
- a CDS encoding MFS transporter permease — MKKSRIAMIAAFLIGVGMLAKGFIFNEDIKMFLLIFWGIGMALAFLRLFVNNSVKKMKGKSWTVKVVFFAVLLGFGLPFQSWFRNEVLFKMDSAYLGGSVLMLVVGMVFMTFFTGFAKEKLQSVKLEPSNS; from the coding sequence ATGAAGAAATCACGTATAGCAATGATTGCTGCATTTTTGATCGGAGTAGGGATGTTGGCCAAAGGTTTTATATTCAATGAAGATATTAAAATGTTTCTGCTGATTTTCTGGGGTATTGGGATGGCACTCGCGTTCCTGCGTCTCTTTGTAAATAATTCGGTTAAGAAGATGAAAGGCAAGAGCTGGACGGTGAAAGTTGTGTTCTTTGCCGTATTGTTAGGATTCGGGTTGCCATTCCAGTCCTGGTTCAGAAATGAAGTCTTGTTCAAAATGGATTCCGCTTACTTAGGCGGCAGTGTCCTGATGCTGGTAGTCGGTATGGTGTTTATGACCTTTTTCACGGGATTTGCAAAAGAGAAGTTGCAGTCTGTAAAATTAGAACCGTCGAACAGTTAA
- a CDS encoding glycerophosphodiester phosphodiesterase: MKRMVTILAVSLAAASFSGPVLAAEHGEVSKVISKQEQQKMVNVAHRGASGHAPENTMGAFQKGFEMKADYIEIDVQMTKDGELVVIHDTTVDRTTNGTGKVGSLTFEEIRQLDAGSWFSESYAGEKVPTFEEVIDAFRGKVGILIELKAPELYPGMEKKIADALMERNMHLSNNGKVILQSFNHESMKKSKELLPNLPHGVLVGAGWKNVTEEQLAQFATYADYFNPTMSIVTDELVSDVHEAEMKIYPYTSRTQEQALRLFDLNVDGIITDYTEHVYYHPVKNN, encoded by the coding sequence ATGAAGCGGATGGTTACGATTTTAGCGGTAAGCCTTGCGGCGGCATCTTTTAGCGGACCTGTACTTGCGGCTGAACACGGAGAAGTGAGCAAAGTGATTTCGAAGCAGGAACAGCAAAAAATGGTGAACGTTGCACACCGAGGCGCTTCGGGGCATGCACCTGAAAATACGATGGGCGCTTTCCAAAAAGGTTTCGAAATGAAGGCAGATTACATTGAAATTGACGTTCAAATGACCAAAGACGGCGAGCTTGTCGTCATCCATGACACCACGGTTGACCGCACTACAAATGGAACGGGCAAAGTCGGCAGTTTAACGTTTGAGGAAATCAGGCAGCTGGATGCCGGCAGCTGGTTCAGCGAATCCTACGCGGGTGAGAAAGTTCCGACCTTTGAGGAAGTAATCGATGCGTTTCGCGGGAAAGTCGGCATTCTAATCGAGTTGAAAGCGCCGGAACTTTATCCTGGAATGGAGAAGAAAATTGCGGATGCGTTAATGGAAAGAAACATGCATCTTTCGAACAACGGAAAAGTCATCCTGCAATCCTTTAACCACGAATCCATGAAGAAATCCAAAGAGCTGCTGCCGAATCTGCCTCACGGCGTTCTAGTAGGAGCGGGCTGGAAGAATGTAACGGAAGAACAACTGGCTCAGTTCGCCACCTATGCCGATTATTTCAATCCGACGATGAGCATTGTAACGGATGAACTGGTCAGCGATGTCCACGAAGCGGAGATGAAGATTTACCCATACACTTCAAGAACCCAGGAACAAGCCTTGCGTCTATTCGATTTAAATGTAGATGGAATCATTACCGATTACACGGAACATGTCTACTACCATCCTGTAAAAAATAATTAA
- a CDS encoding sugar ABC transporter substrate-binding protein: MRRNSKGFLLFVILAVFALIAAGCNGGGEEGSGSGSSSGVDIGIVLPTKDEPRWVQDEERFKAALADSDYSTEILFSQGSSAKEKENVEALLNKGIKVLIITPHDGAAAAAAVEAAKKDDVTVIAYDRLITDTDAVDYYVTFDSLAVGAAQAQYLVDNAEGTGVPLYLYAGASSDNNAFLFFQGAWEVLQPKIADGTFKIANSSQAEALKDTKELNRDQLSQIIGQVTTNWDPNESKNKAQTHLTSVGDDMKGNVAILAPNDGTARSIADVFASDTAVTNYMITGQDAEKASVQYIIDEKQSMTVFKDVRTLVEDAMGMAVEIMDGNTPETTGSYDNGMTEVKAKQTDVIVVDKENVKAELIDSEYYKADEFTGLE; the protein is encoded by the coding sequence ATGAGAAGAAATTCTAAAGGCTTCTTGTTATTCGTGATTTTGGCCGTGTTCGCTTTGATTGCTGCTGGATGCAATGGCGGAGGAGAAGAAGGTTCAGGATCTGGTTCAAGTTCGGGTGTAGATATTGGGATTGTCTTGCCGACAAAAGATGAGCCGCGTTGGGTCCAGGATGAAGAGCGCTTTAAAGCAGCGTTAGCAGATTCGGATTATTCGACTGAAATCCTGTTCAGCCAAGGGTCTTCAGCAAAAGAGAAAGAAAACGTGGAAGCGCTGTTGAACAAAGGCATCAAAGTCCTGATCATCACGCCGCATGACGGAGCAGCAGCTGCTGCCGCAGTGGAAGCTGCGAAAAAGGACGATGTCACGGTGATCGCTTATGACCGTTTGATCACCGATACGGATGCTGTTGATTATTACGTAACATTCGATTCATTGGCAGTAGGGGCTGCACAAGCCCAGTATTTGGTGGACAATGCAGAAGGCACGGGCGTACCGCTTTACTTGTATGCAGGGGCATCTTCTGATAACAACGCATTCTTATTCTTCCAAGGCGCATGGGAAGTGCTGCAGCCGAAAATTGCAGATGGCACATTCAAAATTGCCAACTCCAGCCAAGCAGAAGCTTTGAAGGATACAAAAGAACTGAACCGTGACCAGTTGAGCCAGATCATCGGCCAGGTAACAACCAACTGGGATCCGAACGAATCCAAAAACAAAGCACAAACGCATTTGACTTCTGTCGGCGACGACATGAAAGGCAACGTAGCCATCCTTGCACCGAATGACGGCACTGCCCGTTCAATTGCCGATGTATTTGCATCAGACACGGCCGTAACGAATTACATGATCACCGGGCAGGATGCAGAGAAAGCTTCCGTCCAGTACATTATCGATGAAAAACAATCGATGACCGTGTTCAAGGATGTGCGCACATTGGTGGAAGATGCAATGGGCATGGCAGTTGAAATCATGGACGGCAACACACCGGAAACAACGGGTTCTTACGACAACGGCATGACGGAAGTAAAAGCGAAACAAACGGATGTCATTGTGGTAGATAAGGAAAACGTCAAAGCAGAATTGATCGATTCCGAGTATTACAAAGCGGATGAATTCACAGGCTTAGAGTAA
- a CDS encoding sugar ABC transporter ATP-binding protein, translated as MSDYILEMKNISKSFTGVKALSDVNFKVERGEIHCLIGENGAGKSTLMKVLSGVYPYGTYEGDIVFEGKVQQFNEINDSVKAGIGIIYQELALFPDLTVYENIFAGNEIRRGPFVDWNETIVQSSKLLQKVKLKVDPETLIKDLGVGKQQLVEIAKSLSKDVKLLILDEPTAALNENDSDNLLELLKELKSQGITCIMISHKLKEVISIADKATILRDGKTIVTLDAHKGELSESVIIKNMVGREIEDVFPKRTEKKIGETVLQVKDWSAYDPELARQVVKHANLEVKKGEIIGIAGLMGSGRTELALSIFGNPKNYKLQGKLEVFGKQRTLKHTSDAIKAGIAYVTEDRKGNGLFLIKDIKSNVTAAHLKGISARGVLNLNEEVKVGTEYKKSLRIKANSLEQAVGKLSGGNQQKVSLGKWLFTGPKILILDEPTRGIDVGAKFEIYTIMNQLIKEGLSIIMISSELNEIIGMSDRVYVMAEGAIKGELTIEETTQEAIMELATQ; from the coding sequence ATGAGCGACTATATTTTAGAAATGAAGAACATCTCGAAATCGTTTACCGGGGTGAAAGCCTTGTCGGATGTCAACTTCAAGGTGGAACGCGGAGAAATCCATTGCTTGATCGGAGAAAACGGCGCCGGCAAATCGACGCTGATGAAAGTCCTGAGCGGGGTTTATCCTTACGGCACATACGAGGGCGATATCGTCTTTGAAGGGAAAGTCCAGCAGTTCAATGAAATCAACGACAGCGTAAAGGCGGGCATCGGCATCATTTATCAGGAACTCGCACTGTTTCCGGATTTGACGGTCTACGAAAACATCTTCGCCGGCAATGAAATCCGGAGAGGGCCTTTTGTCGATTGGAATGAAACCATCGTCCAGTCTTCCAAATTGCTGCAGAAGGTGAAGTTAAAGGTGGATCCGGAAACCTTGATCAAGGATTTAGGTGTAGGCAAACAGCAGCTCGTTGAAATTGCAAAATCGCTCAGCAAAGACGTGAAACTGTTGATTCTCGATGAACCGACAGCTGCTTTAAATGAAAACGACAGCGACAACTTATTGGAGTTATTAAAAGAGCTGAAAAGCCAGGGAATCACCTGCATCATGATTTCCCATAAATTAAAGGAAGTCATCTCGATTGCCGACAAAGCGACCATTTTGCGCGATGGCAAAACCATCGTCACATTGGACGCCCATAAAGGGGAGCTGTCGGAGAGCGTCATCATCAAAAACATGGTCGGTCGTGAAATCGAAGATGTATTTCCAAAGCGGACAGAAAAGAAAATCGGAGAGACGGTTCTTCAGGTGAAAGACTGGTCCGCTTATGACCCGGAACTGGCACGGCAAGTCGTGAAACACGCCAACCTGGAAGTGAAAAAAGGGGAAATCATCGGCATCGCGGGATTGATGGGATCGGGCCGGACAGAGCTCGCGCTCAGCATCTTCGGCAATCCGAAAAATTACAAACTGCAAGGCAAACTTGAGGTTTTCGGAAAACAGCGAACGCTGAAACACACGAGCGACGCCATCAAAGCGGGGATTGCTTACGTAACCGAGGACCGAAAAGGAAACGGGCTTTTTTTGATCAAAGACATCAAAAGCAATGTGACTGCGGCGCATCTGAAAGGAATTTCGGCAAGAGGCGTCCTCAATTTGAACGAAGAAGTGAAAGTCGGGACGGAATACAAAAAATCGCTGCGGATCAAAGCCAATTCGCTTGAGCAGGCGGTTGGAAAACTGAGCGGCGGCAATCAGCAAAAAGTATCACTCGGCAAATGGCTGTTTACTGGACCTAAGATTTTGATCCTGGATGAACCGACGCGCGGAATCGATGTCGGCGCGAAATTCGAGATTTATACCATTATGAACCAGCTGATCAAAGAGGGATTAAGCATCATCATGATCTCGTCCGAATTGAATGAAATCATCGGCATGAGCGACCGCGTCTATGTCATGGCGGAAGGTGCCATAAAAGGTGAATTAACAATAGAAGAAACGACTCAGGAAGCCATTATGGAGCTTGCGACGCAATAG
- a CDS encoding sugar ABC transporter permease — protein sequence MEFLAEAKHLIKANIRDYGMYIALLVIILTFTFMTDGLFMSSRNISNLLDSTGYIAVLAVGMTLVIVIRHIDLSVGFLAGFLGAIAAIFLSQMGMSVFLVIPLVLIFGGVIGLFNGFLIAKVGIPAFVATLAGMLFFRGALLNVTEGTGTIIVNNDGFNALGNGFIPSLMEINGLHLLSLLMGLAGILLYIYSEISNRRNKAKYGFEVVSFKIFIVKLVFVSFIIGYITWILAGYNGFSWTVVIMLLVVVIYHFLATKTVLGRNIYAVGSNPEAAHLSGINVTKVTLFVFGSMGMLAALSGILFTSRLQSATTTAGTLFELDAIAAAYVGGVSSAGGVGKVTGAIIGAIVMASLSSGMNLLGTGISYQYMIRGGVLALAVIFDVMTRKQRA from the coding sequence ATGGAGTTTTTAGCAGAAGCAAAACATTTGATCAAAGCGAATATCCGCGATTACGGAATGTACATCGCCTTGCTTGTGATTATACTGACGTTTACGTTCATGACAGACGGTTTATTCATGTCTTCACGGAACATCAGCAATTTACTCGATTCAACGGGGTATATTGCGGTCCTCGCAGTCGGCATGACCTTGGTCATCGTCATTCGTCACATTGATTTGTCGGTCGGATTTTTAGCCGGCTTTTTGGGCGCCATTGCCGCGATTTTCCTGTCGCAGATGGGCATGTCCGTTTTCCTAGTCATTCCGCTCGTCTTGATCTTTGGCGGCGTCATCGGGTTGTTCAACGGCTTCTTGATTGCCAAAGTAGGCATTCCGGCATTCGTGGCGACCTTAGCGGGGATGCTGTTCTTCCGGGGCGCTTTGCTAAATGTCACAGAAGGCACGGGGACAATCATCGTCAACAACGATGGCTTTAATGCACTGGGGAATGGATTCATCCCGTCGCTTATGGAAATCAACGGACTACATCTGTTGTCGCTATTGATGGGACTTGCCGGAATTTTGCTGTACATCTACAGCGAAATTTCAAACCGGCGGAACAAAGCGAAATACGGATTTGAAGTGGTTTCGTTTAAAATTTTCATCGTGAAACTCGTTTTTGTGTCCTTTATTATCGGCTATATTACGTGGATTCTTGCGGGCTACAACGGCTTCTCCTGGACGGTGGTCATCATGCTGCTGGTCGTTGTCATCTATCATTTCCTGGCGACGAAAACCGTGCTTGGCCGCAACATTTATGCGGTTGGGAGCAATCCGGAAGCTGCCCATTTAAGCGGAATCAACGTCACGAAAGTTACGCTTTTTGTTTTTGGGTCGATGGGGATGCTTGCTGCCCTTTCCGGCATTCTGTTTACTTCGCGCTTGCAATCGGCAACGACGACTGCAGGAACGCTGTTCGAACTTGATGCCATCGCGGCTGCCTATGTCGGCGGGGTTTCTTCTGCGGGCGGCGTCGGGAAAGTGACCGGTGCGATTATCGGAGCCATCGTTATGGCTTCGCTGTCGAGCGGCATGAACTTGCTTGGAACCGGGATTTCGTATCAGTACATGATCCGCGGCGGCGTTTTGGCTTTGGCAGTAATTTTTGATGTGATGACCCGGAAACAACGGGCGTAA
- a CDS encoding sugar ABC transporter substrate-binding protein yields MRKKVVVILCMLCAVLGFFTFMSAGKAFRSDWQLPASVPGNQEKPRLVLVTQEMKTPFWNQVAAGASNEAEKEGVSLEVWGSYGNDQDEFLKQIEIAFHSKVDGVIVQGLDTEEFKELTKIKAASYGIPVVTVANDVPVAESLRKTYVGSDQAEAGKRLAEELVHDMGSEGQVVLLGNDEQAFSQQQRLQGVNKVLEAYPGIEAVLVESGDATEEVIETTQNVLNQVPGADAFIALNANHVGTMMQEISRRSALERFHIYSFDDGADIPALLTQGGLDAVIGQSPEKMGSLSVELIMDWLNNEKVPLDPDGYFTDIRILEGAKKRP; encoded by the coding sequence ATGAGAAAAAAAGTCGTCGTCATCCTTTGTATGCTCTGTGCGGTTTTAGGATTTTTTACATTCATGTCAGCCGGTAAGGCGTTCCGTTCCGATTGGCAGCTGCCGGCGAGTGTCCCTGGAAACCAGGAAAAACCTCGCTTGGTCCTCGTCACCCAGGAAATGAAGACGCCGTTTTGGAATCAGGTGGCAGCAGGGGCTTCGAACGAAGCGGAAAAAGAAGGCGTCAGCCTCGAAGTATGGGGAAGCTACGGCAATGACCAGGACGAGTTTTTAAAGCAAATTGAAATCGCCTTTCACTCCAAAGTGGATGGGGTCATTGTCCAAGGCTTGGATACCGAGGAATTTAAGGAACTGACGAAGATTAAAGCGGCGTCCTACGGCATTCCGGTTGTAACGGTGGCAAATGACGTGCCGGTTGCCGAGAGCTTGCGGAAAACCTATGTGGGATCGGATCAAGCGGAAGCCGGAAAACGGCTTGCCGAGGAACTGGTCCACGATATGGGAAGCGAAGGGCAGGTTGTTTTACTGGGCAACGACGAACAAGCTTTTAGCCAACAGCAACGGCTGCAAGGGGTGAATAAAGTCTTGGAGGCATATCCCGGTATTGAAGCCGTGCTGGTGGAAAGCGGGGATGCCACCGAAGAAGTGATTGAAACGACGCAAAATGTGCTTAATCAGGTGCCGGGAGCCGATGCGTTTATCGCGCTCAACGCCAACCATGTCGGAACGATGATGCAGGAAATCAGCAGGCGTTCGGCCCTTGAACGGTTCCATATTTATTCGTTTGACGACGGCGCAGACATTCCGGCGCTGCTGACGCAAGGCGGTTTGGATGCGGTGATTGGCCAGTCTCCTGAAAAAATGGGCAGCCTGAGCGTCGAATTAATCATGGATTGGCTGAACAACGAAAAAGTTCCGCTGGATCCAGATGGCTATTTTACGGATATCCGGATACTGGAAGGGGCGAAAAAACGCCCATGA